Within Thermococcus celer Vu 13 = JCM 8558, the genomic segment GGTGACACGACGTGCGCTTAACTGAGCACCCCCTTCTGCGTTTTGAGCGGGGGAGGGAGGTTACGATATATTTCAACGGTCGGCCGATAAAGGCGTACGAGGGGGAGACCATCGCGACGGCCCTGCACGCCGCCGGAATTCGAGCCCTCAACTACTCCGTGAACAAAAAACGCCCGAGGGGCCTCTTCTGTGCCATAGGCAAGTGCTCTTCCTGCCTGATGGTCGTGAACGGGATCCCCAACGTCAGGGCCTGCATAACCCCAGTCGAGGACGGCATGAGGATACAGCCCCAGCACGGAAGGGCCAGATTACCCGAGAAGGCCAAACCGCCGGAGTTCAGGGACGCGAAGGTCGTAAGGGCGGACATCGTGATAATCGGCGGCGGTCCCGCGGGGCTCATGGCGGCCATCCACGCGGCCGATGCCGGTGCCAGTGTCGCTCTATTGGACGAGAACCCCCGCCTGGGCGGCCAGCTCATCAAGCAGACCCACAAGTTCTTCGGCAAGCGCGAGCAGTTCGCCGGAGTAAGGGGAGTGGAGATAGCAAAGATCCTCAGTGAGGAACTGCGGAAAAGGGAGAACGTCCAGGTCTTCCTTGAAACCTCCGCCGTCGGCATCTTCCAGGAAAAGGACGAAAAGCTCGTTTTTGCCGTCAGGAAAAACCGCGAACCGGTGGAATTCCGGGGGAGGGCGATAATCGTCGCCACCGGCGCGATGGAGAGGAGCATACCCTTCGAGAACAACGACCTGCCGGGGATCTACGGTGCCGGGGCCATCCAGACGCTCATGAACACCTACGGCGTAAAGCCCGGCGACAGGGTTTTGATAGTTGGTGCCGGAAACGTGGGGCTCATCTTAGCTTATCAGCTCATCCAGGCGGGCGTGGAGGTGAAGGCGATAGTCGAGGCCATGCCTAAGGTCGGTGGCTACTTCGTCCACGCGGCCAAGGTCAGGCGCCTGGGCGTTCCGATTTTAACGAGGCACACCATCCTGCGCGCCGAGGGGAAGGAGAGGGTGGAGAGGGCGGTGGTGGCTCAACTCGACGGGAACTGGAAGCCAATTCCCGGAACGGAGGGGACCTTCGAGGTCGACGTCATAGCCCTCGCCGTCGGCCTGAGGCCCAGCATCGAGCTTCTTCAGCAGGCGGGCTGCGGGGTTCGCTACGTCCGCGAGCTCGGCGGTCACGTTGCCGTCAGGGACGGGTGGATGGAGACGACCGTGAGGGGGATCTTCGTAGCCGGCGATTCTGCTGGCATAGAGGAGGCCACCACGGCAATGCTCGAGGGCAAGATAGCGGGAATAGCCGCCGCCCTGAGGCTCGGGATAGCCGGGGAGGAGTGGCTCAAGGAGATTGAGGGGGCCCAGAAAGCCCTGGACGAGTTCCGTTCGGGGCCCTTCGGACGGCACGTGCTGGAGGGCATAAAGAAGGCTATGGTGGTGGGAGGATGAGTGAGATTCCGGACTACCTTAAGAGGGGTTACATAACCCCCGGGGAACTCTTCTCGATAATCCCAAAGCCGAGCGAGGACAGGCTGAGGGAAAGGCCCGTCGCCGTTCCCGAGTGCCCGCAGGAGATTCCGTGCGCCCCGTGCAGGGAGGTATGCCCGACCGGGGCGATAAACATGCCCACCCCGAACGATCTGCCGGTT encodes:
- a CDS encoding FAD-dependent oxidoreductase — its product is MRLTEHPLLRFERGREVTIYFNGRPIKAYEGETIATALHAAGIRALNYSVNKKRPRGLFCAIGKCSSCLMVVNGIPNVRACITPVEDGMRIQPQHGRARLPEKAKPPEFRDAKVVRADIVIIGGGPAGLMAAIHAADAGASVALLDENPRLGGQLIKQTHKFFGKREQFAGVRGVEIAKILSEELRKRENVQVFLETSAVGIFQEKDEKLVFAVRKNREPVEFRGRAIIVATGAMERSIPFENNDLPGIYGAGAIQTLMNTYGVKPGDRVLIVGAGNVGLILAYQLIQAGVEVKAIVEAMPKVGGYFVHAAKVRRLGVPILTRHTILRAEGKERVERAVVAQLDGNWKPIPGTEGTFEVDVIALAVGLRPSIELLQQAGCGVRYVRELGGHVAVRDGWMETTVRGIFVAGDSAGIEEATTAMLEGKIAGIAAALRLGIAGEEWLKEIEGAQKALDEFRSGPFGRHVLEGIKKAMVVGG